The following are encoded in a window of Mustela nigripes isolate SB6536 chromosome 1, MUSNIG.SB6536, whole genome shotgun sequence genomic DNA:
- the LOC132015558 gene encoding large ribosomal subunit protein uL11-like has product MPPKFNPKIKVIYPTCPGREVNATSALVWKIGPLGLTPKKVGDDITKATGEGEGLRITMKLTIQNDPYKEAQTEVVPSASALII; this is encoded by the exons ATGCCGCCTAAgttcaaccccaagatcaaagtTATATACCCGACATGCCCTGGTAGGGAAGTCAATGCCACATCTGCCCTGGTCTGGAAGATCGGCCCCCTGGGTCTGACTCCAAAAAAGGTTGGTGATGACATCACCAAGGCAACTGGTGAAGGGGAGGGTCTGAGGATTACAATGAAACTGACCATTCAGAATGATCCATATA AAGAGGCCCAGACTGAAGTTgtaccttctgcctctgccctgatTATCTAA